The region CTCGATTTCGTCGGCCTTGCCCCCGACGGGCCGATGCAGCCTTGCCATCACGGGCACGTCTTCAGGCAGGCGGTAGAAGCCCGCATCGAGCAGTACGGCGAGACATCCCTCCGTGCTGCCGGCAAGCGGCTGCCTTTCATGCCAGGCGGCTGCGACCACGAGCAATGGCCGCGCCTCGCGGGCGTCGAGCCAGGCGTCGGCCACGAGCAGCCCGTGCGAAGCGGGCACCGCCTGCACGGCAAGCGGCGGCAAACCGGCCAGGTACAGCGCGTCGCGCACCTGCTGCTCGCGCAAGGCTTCCTCGCCGGGTTCGGCCAGCACGCACACCTGCGGCCAGTGGGCGGGCTCATAGAGCGTGAGCGCGCGCAGGCTCGCGGCGATCTGTTCGAGCGCATCGGCAATCCTGGGCACGAGCGGGCCAACGGGCTTCTTCGGAGCCGCATCCACCATGGCATCGGACCCGCTCTCCGCCACCAGATCGGTCATATCGGATTCGTCAAATTTCTGCGGCTGGTCATCGAAGCGGCAATGCTCGATGACACCCGAGCCTGAGCGGGGCTGCTGCTGTTGCGGCAGACGCACGCCGGCATTGATCGCCTGTGCAAGCGTCTGGCGGTTCAGGGGCAGGCAGTAGCCGATGCCCAGCACCCGTAGCGGCTTCTGTGCGACACGGATGCGCTCCGCCAGCCAGCGGTCGCGATGCCCGTTGCGGTGGTACGCGCGATACCACATGGCCTCATAGCCAACGCGTTCGATCGCGAAGAGCAAGCCGAAAATCCCGTTCGGAACACCGATGACACAGAACCAGAACCATGCGCCGCCCGCACGTTCGCCCTTCGGCCACAGCAGCAGCGCGATAGCGGCCCCGAACACGGCGCAGGCCAGCCAGATGCAGAACCACCACGGCCAGAAGCGTGGGCGGCGCGGATAGGCGCTCGGGCGTCCCGCCCGAGAAAGTTCGACGGGCATTACACGAAGTTGACGTTCTTCAGCGACGAGATCAGCCGACAGCCACATGCGCAGCGATGGTCGTGCAGCGCGAACAGCTTCTTGTCGCGATCGGGAAACTTGGCGGCTCCCTCATCAACGAAGGTCGGGCCGTGCAGGTCGCAGAGCGCCTCGTCGCCCCTGCGGGCAAGTGGCCTGCCCATGAATATGGTCCAGGGCGAGCACTTTCCGGTCACTTCGCCGCCATGTTCGAGTTTGTCGCCTTTGCGGATGGGGGATTTCATAGTTAACACACAGTCGTGAGGAGGATATTCGGAGTCATTGGAAACGGAATTCTTTTTCGCACATCGCACGACTCAACTTAATTTGTTTCGCCGAGCGTATCTCGATAACAGAAACATACTCATCACCGTCTGATTCGCAGGCATGCAAATCTAGCGATACATAGCGAGCATCAACTGAAAGCGTCGGCGACATAACTGAAGAAGCCTCAGAAAGTAACGTTGACTGTTTAACCCCGGCTCCATAGAAGCCCTGAAGGTTGATCAAATTTCGGTCGCTTCCAATTTTTGCAACAACAGCAACGAAGCTCATCGGATTGACCGAAAGTGGAATCAACGAGACGTAAATCCTGGCATTCAAATTCACGTCAGCCAGAAATCCGACATGGGGTGCAGCCTTTATTGCGTGAGTCACCACATCAGAATTGCAGCGTTCCAAATCAGCAGTGGGAATATATGACGTTCCCGAGATGATCACTGCCTGTCTGTCCGAACTTACTTTGGCATCGACTACTTGTTGATCGATTCTGCATCGGTGTTCAGAGCCTGCCATCTTTACAGACACCTCTGAATCCGAGATTTTTTTTACAGAAATAGTCGTATCCGGCGTTGTTTGAGCGAAAACATAACCAACCATCATACAAAGCGCCAAAGCAAAAAGTGCGTTCATATGCTTCACAACAACACCTTCCTTACCATTACCGTATACTTAATACGATCATCTATTCCATTCAGAGCACCATTTATACCCTTTGCAACTCGCTTAATAAGCTCCTTTTCCGCATTTTTCTCTGCCAGCGTCAATGCAATTCTTGGTGGGTCACCATCGATTTCACTGACAACCTTCGGTCGAAATGCCGTCACATACGATGCGCCGGAATCAACAATGAAGGTCGGGCCGTGCAGATCGCAGACCGCCTCGTCGCCCTTGCGGGCAAGTGGCCTGCCCATGAATATGGTCCAGGGCGAGCACGTTCCAGTCACTTCGCCACCAAGTTCGAGTTTGTCGCCTTTTCGAATTGGAGATTTCATCGTTGTAGCTTTACTTGCCGTTTTAACCGTTACTGGAAGCCAAATGATTCTTGGCGCGAGGTTCGATTAAGTTGATCTGGTCTACTCGAACGTGCATCGACAAAATCGGCGTGTCCCCGAAGTGACAGCGTCGCATATCAAGCGAAACAAAGTGGGTTGACTTTGGTCGGAAATCCAAAAACTTCGGAACCAGACTAAGCAACCTCAATCTTTCATTTCGATTTAGGAACGACAGGATATTTTTTTGCGAGTGCCTTTCGAATCGATTCGGCGTCCTTATACTGTG is a window of Paraburkholderia sp. IMGN_8 DNA encoding:
- a CDS encoding PAAR domain-containing protein, with translation MKSPIRKGDKLEHGGEVTGKCSPWTIFMGRPLARRGDEALCDLHGPTFVDEGAAKFPDRDKKLFALHDHRCACGCRLISSLKNVNFV
- a CDS encoding PAAR domain-containing protein — translated: MKSPIRKGDKLELGGEVTGTCSPWTIFMGRPLARKGDEAVCDLHGPTFIVDSGASYVTAFRPKVVSEIDGDPPRIALTLAEKNAEKELIKRVAKGINGALNGIDDRIKYTVMVRKVLL